One stretch of Lytechinus variegatus isolate NC3 chromosome 17, Lvar_3.0, whole genome shotgun sequence DNA includes these proteins:
- the LOC121430718 gene encoding peroxisomal membrane protein PEX13-like isoform X2 — translation MAAPPKPWEKRGSINPSLGYPADQAMLNQHVNQRSTTGLPNTQRNYHSSASVQRTPPPLPTRPSQQSSLMSGSMVNRYGYGGSYGGMGMGSYGGGMYGGYGGMYGGSVGGMYGGMGYGRGMGAGNEPYSRFVQQAEESSRPAFQSIESIVQAFASVSMMLESTFHTVYNSFRAVLGVAEHFSRLKIHLAKIFSAIALFRFLRYIYRKLLVLLGLRTHEFAEEIWLEAESQAAEGAVSLMPSGGKQKRAPSWPIFMFFAVVVGGPYIIWKLLSSSEEEPDNQQPKVRGWLLASKGGEKIGLVPANYVKILGKRRGRKYAPTTQEGNPLNSSQSMPHLPVNQPSISASGSPGKAMTASNLQSSQSSTDFGHAFTASSTPGDMESSFLAGQSSNELGEDFVFRSDNVNNSNSSSADLQQDFVGFDKTFSSGSERKEPGAVEKH, via the exons ATGGCCGCTCCGCCGAAACCATGGGAGAAAAGAGGCTCAATAAATCCTTCTTTAGGATACCCAGCCGACCAAGCAATGCT CAACCAGCATGTCAACCAAAGGTCAACCACAGGCTTACCAAATACCCAGAGGAACTACCACTCTTCAGCGTCTGTGCAGCGAACACCCCCACCGCTTCCCACCAGACCTAGCCAACAAAGCTCTCTCATGTCAGGGAGTATGGTGAATCGCTATGGATATGGAGGCTCATATGGAGGGATGGGGATGGGGTCCTATGGGGGAGGAATGTATGGAGGATATGGCGGGATGTATGGTGGATCTGTAGGAGGCATGTATGGTGGTATGGGGTATGGCCGAGGGATGGGCGCAGGTAACGAGCCATACAGTCGATTTGTTCAGCAAGCAGAAGAAAGCAGCAGACCTGCCTTCCAGTCGATAGAGAGCATCGTCCAAGCGTTTGCATCCGTCAGCATGATGCTCGAGTCTACCTTCCACACGGTATACAACAGCTTCAGAGCTGTCCTAGGTGTTGCTGAACACTTCTCCCGTCTGAAGATTCATCTTGCGAAGATCTTCTCCGCAATAGCCCTCTTCAGGTTCCTGCGGTACATCTACAGGAAGTTACTGGTTCTGTTAGGGTTAAGGACTCATGAGTTTGCAGAGGAAATTTGGTTGGAAGCAGAAAGCCAAGCAGCAGAAGGAGCAGTGTCATTGATGCCTTCCGGAGGGAAGCAGAAGAGAGCGCCCTCATGGCCCATCTTCATGTTTTTTGCTGTAGTTGTTGGAGGTCCTTACATCATCTGGAAACTACTGTCTTCAAGTGAAGAAGAACCAGATA ATCAACAACCCAAGGTCCGTGGCTGGTTACTAGCCAGCAAAGGTGGTGAGAAGATCGGCCTTGTGCCTGCCAACTATGTCAAGATCTTGGGAAAACGCAGAGGTCGCAAGTACGCACCGACCACACAGGAAGGGAATCCTTTAAACTCTAGTCAGTCGATGCCTCACTTACCAGTAAACCAACCATCCATCTCAGCCTCAGGTTCACCGGGTAAAGCGATGACTGCAAGTAATCTTCAAAGCAGCCAAAGTTCTACCGACTTTGGACATGCCTTCACTGCCTCCTCAACCCCTGGTGACATGGAGAGTAGTTTCCTAGCAGGACAGAGCTCTAATGAGCTTGGGGAGGATTTTGTTTTCAGATCGGACAATGTGAACAATTCAAACTCTTCGTCTGCCGACCTTCAGCAAGATTTTGTCGGCTTTGATAAAACATTCTCTTCAGGTTCGGAGCGGAAAGAACCAGGAGCAGTAGAAAAACACTGA
- the LOC121430718 gene encoding peroxisomal membrane protein PEX13-like isoform X1, whose amino-acid sequence MAAPPKPWEKRGSINPSLGYPADQAMLNQHVNQRSTTGLPNTQRNYHSSASVQRTPPPLPTRPSQQSSLMSGSMVNRYGYGGSYGGMGMGSYGGGMYGGYGGMYGGSVGGMYGGMGYGRGMGAGNEPYSRFVQQAEESSRPAFQSIESIVQAFASVSMMLESTFHTVYNSFRAVLGVAEHFSRLKIHLAKIFSAIALFRFLRYIYRKLLVLLGLRTHEFAEEIWLEAESQAAEGAVSLMPSGGKQKRAPSWPIFMFFAVVVGGPYIIWKLLSSSEEEPDSCPEWAAGEEDHVVGRAEFDFDGDSEKELSFHSGDVLNLAPKDQQPKVRGWLLASKGGEKIGLVPANYVKILGKRRGRKYAPTTQEGNPLNSSQSMPHLPVNQPSISASGSPGKAMTASNLQSSQSSTDFGHAFTASSTPGDMESSFLAGQSSNELGEDFVFRSDNVNNSNSSSADLQQDFVGFDKTFSSGSERKEPGAVEKH is encoded by the exons ATGGCCGCTCCGCCGAAACCATGGGAGAAAAGAGGCTCAATAAATCCTTCTTTAGGATACCCAGCCGACCAAGCAATGCT CAACCAGCATGTCAACCAAAGGTCAACCACAGGCTTACCAAATACCCAGAGGAACTACCACTCTTCAGCGTCTGTGCAGCGAACACCCCCACCGCTTCCCACCAGACCTAGCCAACAAAGCTCTCTCATGTCAGGGAGTATGGTGAATCGCTATGGATATGGAGGCTCATATGGAGGGATGGGGATGGGGTCCTATGGGGGAGGAATGTATGGAGGATATGGCGGGATGTATGGTGGATCTGTAGGAGGCATGTATGGTGGTATGGGGTATGGCCGAGGGATGGGCGCAGGTAACGAGCCATACAGTCGATTTGTTCAGCAAGCAGAAGAAAGCAGCAGACCTGCCTTCCAGTCGATAGAGAGCATCGTCCAAGCGTTTGCATCCGTCAGCATGATGCTCGAGTCTACCTTCCACACGGTATACAACAGCTTCAGAGCTGTCCTAGGTGTTGCTGAACACTTCTCCCGTCTGAAGATTCATCTTGCGAAGATCTTCTCCGCAATAGCCCTCTTCAGGTTCCTGCGGTACATCTACAGGAAGTTACTGGTTCTGTTAGGGTTAAGGACTCATGAGTTTGCAGAGGAAATTTGGTTGGAAGCAGAAAGCCAAGCAGCAGAAGGAGCAGTGTCATTGATGCCTTCCGGAGGGAAGCAGAAGAGAGCGCCCTCATGGCCCATCTTCATGTTTTTTGCTGTAGTTGTTGGAGGTCCTTACATCATCTGGAAACTACTGTCTTCAAGTGAAGAAGAACCAGATA GTTGTCCTGAATGGGCTGCAGGTGAAGAGGATCATGTAGTTGGAAGAGCAGAGTTTGATTTTGATGGTGATTCAGAGAAAGAGCTCTCATTTCACAGTGGCGATGTTCTCAATTTGGCACCTAAAG ATCAACAACCCAAGGTCCGTGGCTGGTTACTAGCCAGCAAAGGTGGTGAGAAGATCGGCCTTGTGCCTGCCAACTATGTCAAGATCTTGGGAAAACGCAGAGGTCGCAAGTACGCACCGACCACACAGGAAGGGAATCCTTTAAACTCTAGTCAGTCGATGCCTCACTTACCAGTAAACCAACCATCCATCTCAGCCTCAGGTTCACCGGGTAAAGCGATGACTGCAAGTAATCTTCAAAGCAGCCAAAGTTCTACCGACTTTGGACATGCCTTCACTGCCTCCTCAACCCCTGGTGACATGGAGAGTAGTTTCCTAGCAGGACAGAGCTCTAATGAGCTTGGGGAGGATTTTGTTTTCAGATCGGACAATGTGAACAATTCAAACTCTTCGTCTGCCGACCTTCAGCAAGATTTTGTCGGCTTTGATAAAACATTCTCTTCAGGTTCGGAGCGGAAAGAACCAGGAGCAGTAGAAAAACACTGA